One region of Eupeodes corollae chromosome 1, idEupCoro1.1, whole genome shotgun sequence genomic DNA includes:
- the LOC129950995 gene encoding uncharacterized protein LOC129950995, which translates to MTTSYHPQANGIVERFHRTLKAAINCNDSNRWVQRLPLILLGLRATLKEDLKATPAELVYGTSLRLPADLLAPTIVNQSQCEFVKDLRRMMRQIKPQQTAWHTEQQPFVHQDLKSSTHVFVRNDSVKASIVPPYEGPYKVLGRSDKYFTLDIRGKQIKLSIDRLKPAYLEADEDTGTGGAQEPSSSSSPSPEPPQIITTQPYHTSRGCCVRIPGRYT; encoded by the coding sequence ATGACGACTTCGTATCACCCGCAGGCTAATGGAATCGTTGAGCGATTTCATCGGACGTTGAAAGcagcaataaattgtaacgACTCCAATCGATGGGTACAACGACTCCCACTGATACTACTTGGCCTTCGTGCGACCCTTAAAGAAGATTTGAAAGCCACCCCAGCAGAGCTGGTGTATGGAACGTCACTCAGGCTACCAGCAGATTTACTGGCTCCAACGATCGTGAATCAGTCGCAATGCGAGTTCGTTAAAGACCTTCGACGTATGATGCGCCAAATCAAACCTCAGCAGACGGCCTGGCACACCGAGCAGCAGCCATTCGTTCACCAAGATCTAAAGTCATCAACTCATGTGTTTGTTCGCAATGACTCTGTCAAAGCATCAATCGTTCCGCCTTACGAGGGACCCTATAAAGTACTTGGGCGCAGCGACAAATACTTCACCCTTGACATCCGAGGTAAGCAAATAAAACTGTCTATAGACCGTCTAAAGCCAGCGTATCTTGAAGCCGATGAGGACACCGGCACCGGCGGAGCTCAAGAACCTTCAAGTTCATCATCTCCTTCTCCAGAACCGCCACAAATAATAACAACTCAGCCTTACCACACCTCTAGAGGCTGCTGTGTCCGGATTCCAGGGCGTTATACCTAA